The following proteins come from a genomic window of Tenebrio molitor chromosome 9, icTenMoli1.1, whole genome shotgun sequence:
- the LOC138138712 gene encoding retinol dehydrogenase 11-like, translating to MIVLIFVLLFTVCVATKIYFKLITGWCKSQTCLKGKTALVTGPTSGIGYHTALDFAKRGARVILGCLNQTEGEWTRSRIIGETGNENVEVKLIDLNSFDSIRAFAKEINDTEERLDILVNNAGVIGFGNRRTKDDCLYVMQVNYFGPFLLTHLLIELLKKSKGSRIVNVSSLVAATVYDLDLTKLNTYPGLDHKLYARSKFCVQLFTIELAKKLRSTDITTYSVHPGIVRTNLFENVYGLGKIIILLGLFFFKTSEEGAQTTIHCAVCKGIEKLSGEHFVDCNKVSPYKSTTNLELSRKLWKVTTEIVQLKSEEIRL from the exons ATGAtcgtattaatttttgtgctGCTGTTTACGGTATGTGTCGctaccaaaatttatttcaaactaATCACAGGCTGGTGTAAAAGTCAGACTTGTCTGAAAGGCAAAACAGCACTTGTAACAGGACCTACTTCAG GCATAGGTTATCATACAGCATTAGATTTTGCCAAAAGGGGCGCAAGAGTTATCTTAGGTTGTTTAAACCAAACGGAAGGAGAATGGACGCGTTCTAGGATCATTGGTgaaacgggaaacgaaaatgttGAAGTTAAATTAATCGATTTGAACTCATTTGACTCGATTAGAGCCTTTGCTAAAGAAATTAACGACACGGAAGAACGTTTGGATATTTTAGTTAATAATGCAGGTGTTATAGGATTTGGTAATCGAAGAACCAAAGATGATTGCTTGTATGTAATGCAAGTGAATTATTTTGGGCCGTTtcttttgacacatttattgaTTG aattattgaaaaaatctaAAGGAAGCCGAATCGTCAATGTTTCATCTTTGGTGGCAGCAACAGTCTACGATTTAGACCTGACAAAACTTAATACGTATCCCGGGCTTGATCACAAACTTTATGCCCGATCCAAATTTTGCGTACAGTTGTTTACTATTGAATTAGCTAAAAAGCTGAGAAGTACTGATATTACAACGTATTCGGTTCATCCGGGTATAGTCAGAACTAatctttttgaaaatgtatacGGTCTTGGTAAAATCATCATTCTATTAGGTCTGTTCTTTTTCAAA ACAAGCGAAGAAGGAGCTCAAACTACAATTCACTGCGCTGTGTGTAAAGGTATTGAAAAATTAAGCGGAGAACATTTTGTAGATTGTAACAAGGTTTCACCTTACAAGTCAACCACGAATTTGGAACTTTCCAGAAAATTGTGGAAAGTAACTACTGAAATTGTACAACTAAAATCTGAAGAAATTCGGTTATGA